In a genomic window of Flavobacterium crassostreae:
- a CDS encoding DUF5686 family protein, translating into MKQLCVWFFLLTLSMQAQFHISGTVRASATNMPLGYATITSAQGNHSVTDVDGRFDLVTKTPLTNLKISYLGYYTTSVTLTPETSYYTIYLDPKQSQSNAVLLAQTNPEIAIIQQTIANKPHNNPQKKLSSFEFTSYNKLIVSAPADSISSKIDSIFVDRAYGKKFSKLDSTNYKIKEMVSEHHLFQTEKVSRYQFANHTLKETILGTKMAGFKQPIYEILAFNLQSFSIYDSSYELFETKYNSPIADNAFKDYTYKILDTVAIGNRDSFMILFKNKKKSRTTGLEGVLYIDTKSFAITKAIMRIKGVIDISGTHEFDYIASEDLWFPIQKSFRIVKGQNDDDIKILGGTIQFDGDTPENFGTRKRAASDYSYLHSESSNFDITYNTPIPLKNIFIAVKLDPKALHQPEQFWEKYRKDSLDLRSQKTYLALDSIAIKKKIASRLRFGRKVINGYVPLRFLDMDLRKIVSYNNYEGFRLGFGGITNEQFSRYIQINGHVAYGTKDDTFKYNLGLATLLNRKSNSWIGIAYTDDVKEIASTVYAIEKKPFKLYDPRPINISTFYNYVGWSGSFETKLLPKTESALVVSSIEVSPLFKYLFKYNGTLYSKYTLTTAMLSMQWSPFSTYMQTPDGRIESEKRFPKFTFQFTKSLPNIAPDAFDFSKIEFKAEHEKKHLNGHKTNLLVEAGFASGAIPLTHLYNNSPNNITKKTIIQRITFASKNSFETMYFNEFFSSEYIYFQFKHSFNRVKIIPKVKPSLVLVSRMGWGDMQKPQQHIGLDYKNLTDGFFESGIELNQLFNGLGLTAFYRYGPNQLPKLEDNIAVKLSFVLKLGL; encoded by the coding sequence ATGAAACAATTGTGTGTGTGGTTTTTTTTATTGACGCTTTCTATGCAGGCGCAATTTCATATCAGCGGAACCGTAAGAGCATCTGCCACCAATATGCCGCTTGGTTATGCAACCATCACTTCTGCTCAAGGCAACCACTCTGTTACAGATGTAGATGGCAGATTTGACCTGGTTACCAAAACCCCTTTAACTAATTTAAAAATATCCTATCTAGGATATTACACCACTAGCGTTACCTTAACTCCCGAAACCAGCTACTACACCATTTATTTGGATCCAAAACAAAGCCAATCTAACGCAGTGTTGTTAGCCCAAACAAACCCTGAAATTGCCATTATACAACAGACCATTGCCAATAAGCCACACAACAACCCTCAAAAAAAACTTTCTTCGTTTGAATTTACATCCTATAACAAGCTTATAGTCAGCGCTCCTGCGGACTCTATCTCAAGCAAAATAGACTCCATATTTGTAGATAGAGCTTACGGCAAAAAATTTAGCAAGTTAGACTCTACCAATTATAAAATAAAAGAAATGGTAAGCGAACACCACTTGTTCCAAACCGAAAAAGTATCCCGATACCAATTTGCAAACCATACCCTAAAAGAAACCATTTTGGGCACAAAAATGGCAGGATTTAAACAACCAATATATGAGATTTTAGCTTTTAACCTACAATCTTTCTCCATATATGACTCCAGTTATGAACTCTTTGAAACCAAATACAACAGCCCTATTGCAGACAACGCTTTTAAGGACTATACTTACAAAATACTAGACACGGTAGCTATTGGCAACCGAGATTCTTTTATGATTTTGTTTAAAAACAAGAAAAAAAGCAGAACAACCGGACTAGAAGGCGTTTTATACATTGACACCAAGAGTTTTGCCATTACCAAAGCCATTATGCGTATTAAAGGAGTTATAGACATCAGTGGAACGCATGAATTTGACTATATCGCCTCAGAGGATCTTTGGTTTCCTATTCAAAAAAGTTTTCGGATTGTAAAAGGCCAAAATGATGATGATATAAAAATTCTGGGGGGCACCATACAATTTGATGGCGATACACCAGAGAACTTTGGAACCCGAAAAAGAGCTGCTTCGGACTACAGCTACCTGCACTCGGAGAGCAGCAATTTTGACATTACCTACAACACGCCTATACCGCTCAAAAATATATTTATTGCCGTTAAATTAGACCCAAAAGCCCTACACCAACCCGAACAATTCTGGGAAAAATACAGAAAAGATAGCCTAGACCTTAGGAGCCAAAAAACCTATCTTGCACTAGATAGCATTGCCATAAAAAAGAAGATTGCAAGCCGATTGCGTTTTGGCCGAAAGGTTATAAATGGCTATGTACCATTGCGTTTTTTGGATATGGATTTGCGCAAAATTGTTAGCTATAACAATTATGAAGGTTTCCGATTGGGCTTTGGAGGTATTACAAACGAACAATTTTCTAGATATATCCAAATAAATGGCCATGTTGCGTACGGAACCAAAGATGATACCTTTAAATACAATCTGGGATTAGCCACGTTATTAAACCGAAAATCCAATTCTTGGATAGGCATTGCCTACACAGACGATGTCAAAGAGATTGCAAGCACGGTCTATGCTATTGAAAAAAAACCTTTTAAACTCTATGACCCCAGACCCATAAACATTAGTACTTTTTATAATTATGTGGGCTGGAGCGGTAGTTTTGAAACCAAACTACTACCCAAAACAGAAAGTGCATTAGTGGTTTCTTCGATAGAGGTTAGCCCCCTATTTAAGTACCTATTTAAGTACAATGGAACTTTATATTCTAAATACACCTTGACTACAGCAATGCTGTCGATGCAATGGAGTCCATTTAGTACCTATATGCAAACTCCAGACGGCCGTATAGAATCCGAGAAAAGGTTCCCGAAGTTTACCTTTCAGTTTACAAAATCACTCCCTAATATTGCTCCTGATGCTTTTGACTTTAGTAAAATAGAATTTAAGGCAGAGCACGAAAAGAAACATCTAAACGGACACAAAACCAATCTATTAGTAGAGGCCGGTTTTGCCTCAGGAGCTATTCCGTTGACGCATTTATACAATAACTCGCCTAATAACATTACCAAAAAAACCATTATACAACGCATTACCTTTGCTTCCAAAAACAGTTTTGAAACCATGTATTTCAATGAGTTTTTCTCTTCTGAATATATTTATTTTCAGTTCAAACACAGTTTTAACCGCGTAAAAATTATTCCTAAAGTAAAACCCTCTTTGGTATTAGTATCCAGAATGGGTTGGGGAGACATGCAAAAACCCCAACAACACATTGGTCTGGATTATAAAAATCTTACGGATGGCTTTTTTGAATCGGGCATAGAACTAAACCAGTTATTTAATGGTTTAGGCCTTACCGCTTTTTATCGGTATGGCCCCAACCAATTGCCCAAACTAGAAGACAATATTGCCGTCAAATTGAGCTTTGTATTAAAATTAGGACTGTGA
- the frr gene encoding ribosome recycling factor: MTEEIEFILDSTKESMTGSIAHLEKEFLNIRAGKASPAMLGSVFVDYYGSSTPLSQVAKISVPDARTITLQPFEKNMLQTIEKAIMVANIGFNPMNNGDVIIISVPPLTEDRRRELAKQAKAESEDAKIGIRNARKDANTDIKKLEKDGTSEDVCKSAEEEVQNLTNSFIKKVEELLVTKEAEIMKV; the protein is encoded by the coding sequence ATGACTGAAGAAATTGAATTTATATTAGATAGTACCAAAGAATCCATGACGGGTTCTATTGCACACTTAGAAAAAGAATTTTTAAACATTCGGGCTGGCAAAGCCTCTCCAGCCATGCTTGGAAGTGTTTTTGTGGATTATTATGGCTCTTCAACACCATTGTCTCAAGTAGCCAAAATAAGCGTACCGGATGCCAGAACAATCACCCTACAACCGTTTGAAAAAAACATGTTGCAAACCATCGAAAAAGCCATTATGGTTGCCAATATTGGTTTCAACCCTATGAATAACGGAGATGTAATCATCATTAGTGTTCCGCCTTTGACCGAAGACAGAAGACGCGAATTAGCAAAACAAGCCAAAGCAGAATCTGAAGACGCAAAAATAGGTATCCGAAATGCACGTAAAGATGCCAATACCGATATCAAGAAATTAGAAAAAGACGGCACCTCGGAAGACGTGTGCAAGAGTGCCGAAGAAGAAGTGCAAAACCTTACCAACAGCTTTATCAAAAAAGTAGAAGAATTGCTCGTAACTAAAGAAGCCGAGATAATGAAAGTGTAA
- the pyrH gene encoding UMP kinase, translating into MKYKRILLKLSGEALMGERQYGIDPERLAEYAEEIKKIHDKGVEIAIVIGGGNIFRGVAGASNGMDRVQGDYMGMLATIINGMALQGALEDKGMLTRLQTALKIEAIAEPYIKRRAVRHLEKGRIVIFGAGTGNPYFTTDTAAVLRGVEIHADVILKGTRVDGVYDSDPEKNAAALKFDTISFEEVLKKGLNVMDTTAFTLSQENKLPIVIFDMNKQGNLEKICAGENIGTIVNI; encoded by the coding sequence ATGAAATATAAAAGAATTCTTCTAAAATTAAGTGGCGAAGCTTTAATGGGAGAAAGACAATACGGTATTGATCCCGAGAGATTAGCTGAATATGCCGAAGAAATCAAAAAAATTCACGACAAAGGCGTAGAAATTGCTATTGTTATAGGTGGTGGAAATATTTTTAGAGGTGTGGCAGGTGCAAGCAACGGAATGGATCGTGTACAAGGGGATTATATGGGAATGTTAGCAACCATTATTAATGGTATGGCGCTACAAGGTGCTCTAGAAGACAAAGGAATGCTTACCCGCTTACAGACTGCTTTAAAAATTGAAGCCATTGCAGAACCCTATATTAAAAGAAGAGCAGTACGCCATCTCGAAAAAGGACGTATTGTAATTTTTGGAGCCGGAACCGGAAATCCTTACTTTACAACAGATACGGCCGCTGTTTTACGTGGTGTTGAAATCCATGCAGATGTGATTTTAAAAGGAACTAGAGTGGATGGTGTATATGATTCTGACCCAGAAAAAAATGCTGCCGCTTTAAAATTTGATACAATATCTTTTGAAGAAGTACTGAAAAAAGGATTAAATGTTATGGACACCACTGCATTTACACTGAGTCAAGAAAACAAGCTTCCAATTGTTATTTTTGACATGAACAAGCAAGGAAACCTAGAAAAAATATGCGCTGGAGAAAATATTGGAACCATAGTTAATATATAA
- a CDS encoding thioredoxin family protein: MKTSIAKALFQSHSYIEYRKLISDLLRQQQSTSKTPSEELTHYSSLNDTRMQRLDKTMVVPETIISKLTSLKETYIWLVISEGWCGDAAQLLPIFNKMALASDGIIDLRIVLRDENEELMQLFLTNKTKAIPKLIVIHKETSGALAHWGPRPKDAADLITDYKKTHGTIDEAAKTALQLWYLQDKGRTTQLEVLDMMLDLDNPEV, encoded by the coding sequence ATGAAAACTTCAATTGCAAAAGCACTATTTCAAAGCCATTCGTATATAGAATACCGAAAATTAATTTCGGATTTATTACGCCAACAACAATCTACATCCAAAACTCCGTCAGAAGAACTAACCCATTATAGCAGTTTGAACGACACACGAATGCAGCGTTTGGATAAAACCATGGTGGTTCCAGAGACCATTATTTCTAAACTAACAAGCCTTAAAGAAACCTACATTTGGTTAGTGATTTCCGAAGGCTGGTGTGGAGATGCGGCCCAGTTGCTGCCTATTTTTAATAAAATGGCTCTTGCCTCAGATGGGATCATAGATTTAAGAATTGTTCTGCGAGACGAAAACGAAGAATTGATGCAGTTGTTTTTGACCAACAAAACCAAAGCAATTCCAAAATTAATTGTAATACACAAAGAAACCAGTGGCGCATTGGCGCATTGGGGTCCAAGACCCAAAGATGCCGCGGATTTAATTACAGACTATAAAAAAACACATGGCACAATAGACGAAGCAGCCAAAACAGCCTTGCAGCTTTGGTATTTGCAGGACAAAGGCCGCACTACCCAATTAGAAGTGCTAGACATGATGTTGGATTTAGATAATCCAGAAGTCTAG
- the truB gene encoding tRNA pseudouridine(55) synthase TruB: MTPEDYLNGQILLIDKPLKWSSFQAVNKLKYALINKLGLPKKFKIGHAGTLDPLATGLLLVCTGKFTKRITELQGQPKEYTGTFYIGATTPSYDLETAVDHTFATAHVTEAVIHDTVKQFLGEIDQKPPIYSAIKKDGVRLYEHARAGQTVEIALRKTTIYEFEITRIALPEIDFRVVCSKGTYIRSLAFDFGQAMQTGSHLTALRRTKIGDYLVTDAVDAASFEDNLTP; this comes from the coding sequence ATGACTCCAGAAGATTACTTAAACGGACAAATACTACTGATTGACAAACCCTTGAAATGGAGTTCTTTTCAGGCGGTAAATAAGTTAAAATACGCCCTAATTAACAAATTGGGACTTCCCAAAAAGTTTAAAATTGGGCACGCTGGAACTTTAGACCCACTAGCCACTGGACTACTATTAGTTTGTACCGGAAAATTCACTAAAAGAATCACCGAACTCCAAGGACAACCCAAAGAATATACCGGAACATTTTATATCGGCGCCACCACACCGTCTTATGATTTAGAAACAGCCGTAGACCACACTTTTGCAACAGCACATGTTACTGAAGCAGTTATTCACGATACCGTAAAACAATTTTTAGGCGAGATTGATCAAAAACCACCCATTTATTCTGCAATCAAAAAAGATGGTGTGCGTTTGTATGAACATGCTCGCGCCGGCCAAACGGTGGAGATTGCTCTTAGAAAAACTACCATTTATGAGTTTGAGATTACTAGAATTGCACTACCCGAAATTGATTTTAGAGTAGTTTGTAGCAAAGGAACCTACATCCGCTCTTTGGCCTTTGATTTTGGTCAGGCCATGCAGACTGGATCCCATCTTACTGCATTAAGACGAACAAAAATTGGAGATTATCTAGTTACGGATGCCGTAGATGCAGCGTCTTTTGAAGATAATTTGACGCCATAA
- a CDS encoding undecaprenyl-diphosphate phosphatase, which translates to MNTLQAIVLAIIEGITEFLPVSSTGHMIIASSFFGIAQDDFTKLFTIVIQLGAILSVVVLYFKRFFQSFDFYFKLLVAFIPAVVLGLLLSDKIDALLESPLTVAVSLLVGGIILLKVDQWFSHSEETKITYLQAFKIGLFQCLAMVPGVSRSGASIVGGMSQKLARTSAAEFSFFLAVPTMLGATAKKCYDYYKDGYVLTDDQINLLFIGNLIAFVVALLAIKSFIGFLSKKGFRVFGYYRIAAGIILLVIHYFIHPLTII; encoded by the coding sequence ATGAACACATTACAAGCTATTGTTTTAGCTATAATTGAAGGAATTACAGAGTTTTTGCCTGTATCTTCTACAGGGCACATGATTATTGCTTCTTCTTTTTTTGGGATTGCACAAGATGATTTTACCAAGCTTTTTACCATTGTAATACAACTAGGCGCCATACTCTCTGTGGTGGTACTCTATTTCAAACGTTTTTTTCAGAGCTTTGATTTTTATTTCAAACTATTGGTTGCTTTTATCCCAGCGGTAGTTTTGGGCTTGTTATTGAGTGACAAAATTGATGCCTTATTAGAAAGTCCTTTAACCGTGGCGGTGTCTTTATTGGTAGGTGGTATTATTCTTTTAAAGGTAGACCAATGGTTTAGCCACTCCGAAGAAACAAAAATAACCTACCTACAGGCTTTTAAAATTGGGTTGTTTCAATGCCTAGCAATGGTTCCAGGAGTTTCGCGCTCTGGAGCAAGTATTGTTGGTGGTATGTCTCAAAAACTAGCACGAACCTCAGCGGCAGAGTTTTCGTTTTTTCTGGCGGTTCCTACCATGCTTGGCGCTACAGCCAAAAAATGTTATGACTACTACAAAGATGGCTATGTACTGACAGACGATCAAATTAACTTATTATTTATAGGCAACCTAATTGCATTTGTTGTAGCGTTATTGGCTATCAAAAGTTTTATCGGTTTTTTGAGCAAAAAAGGATTTAGAGTCTTTGGTTATTATCGTATTGCCGCTGGTATTATTTTGCTGGTTATTCATTATTTTATTCATCCATTGACCATTATTTAA
- a CDS encoding DUF3098 domain-containing protein, producing the protein MKEPENKHEFLFEKLNYKILLLGIAVITLGFILMSGGGSEDPNVFNDAIFSFRRIRLAPTTVLIGFGITVYAIFKKPKK; encoded by the coding sequence ATGAAAGAGCCAGAAAACAAACACGAATTTCTTTTTGAGAAACTTAATTATAAAATTTTACTTTTAGGAATTGCTGTAATAACCCTTGGTTTTATACTAATGTCTGGTGGTGGCAGCGAAGATCCTAACGTTTTTAATGATGCTATTTTTAGTTTTAGAAGAATCAGGCTGGCTCCAACAACCGTTTTGATTGGTTTTGGTATTACGGTGTATGCCATTTTTAAAAAACCAAAAAAATAG
- a CDS encoding cell division protein FtsX: protein MSSSFDKFQKRRLISSYFSVVLSVFLVLFLLGILGLFIINSKKLADDFKEKIAMTVFFKNEANDSILKAFGKELKIAPYARHTVYVTKEQAAKQHTDIIGEDFMTFLGENPLQNSYDIHLKADYVEKDSISKIEMRLRENPMIADIVYDKQLVNLVNDNIKKVSMWILIISGFLTFIAVLLINSSLRLSIHSNRFIIKTMQMVGATKAFIRRPFVMRSVRLGMLGALLAIIALLGVLYYLETKFPDLGILDNKPFIGFVLLGVFGAGVLITWLSTHFATQRFLNLRTDDLY, encoded by the coding sequence ATGAGTTCTTCCTTTGATAAATTTCAAAAACGCAGATTAATTTCCTCTTATTTTTCGGTAGTCCTGAGTGTATTCTTGGTTTTGTTTCTATTAGGAATTTTAGGACTTTTTATTATTAATTCTAAAAAGTTGGCCGATGATTTTAAAGAAAAAATTGCCATGACGGTATTTTTTAAAAACGAAGCCAATGACAGTATTTTAAAGGCTTTTGGCAAAGAATTAAAAATAGCTCCCTATGCCAGACATACGGTGTATGTAACCAAAGAGCAAGCTGCTAAACAGCATACGGATATTATAGGAGAAGATTTTATGACTTTTTTGGGCGAAAACCCGTTGCAAAACTCGTATGACATTCATTTAAAAGCCGATTATGTAGAGAAAGATAGTATTTCAAAAATTGAAATGCGTCTGCGCGAAAATCCTATGATTGCGGATATTGTTTATGACAAACAATTGGTCAATTTAGTGAACGATAACATCAAAAAAGTCAGCATGTGGATTTTGATCATTAGCGGTTTTTTGACTTTTATTGCCGTATTGCTTATCAATAGCTCTTTGCGTTTGTCTATCCACTCTAACCGTTTTATTATCAAGACCATGCAAATGGTTGGAGCAACCAAGGCTTTTATCCGAAGACCTTTTGTGATGCGTAGTGTGCGATTGGGTATGTTAGGCGCATTACTAGCCATAATTGCCTTGTTAGGAGTACTTTATTATTTAGAAACCAAATTTCCAGATTTAGGAATTTTAGACAACAAACCTTTTATTGGTTTTGTGTTGTTGGGGGTTTTTGGTGCTGGTGTTTTGATTACTTGGTTGAGCACCCACTTTGCGACCCAACGTTTCTTAAATTTAAGAACAGACGATTTGTATTAA